In Ruminiclostridium papyrosolvens DSM 2782, the following proteins share a genomic window:
- a CDS encoding MutS-related protein, with the protein MTFFYIILAIAAGCIIMSITGKISRTNKNRKQIRAQWGKAPDIKYTEDIYNSVRNYFDNHKNQGKNFFIDDITWNDLDMNRIFSRLNITRTDVGEEYLYNMLRELLYEQSELAERDRLIEYFRKNPSEREKIQLILSDLGKLRFLSISEYINGKRSGGGINGMYYKFLSLFFIASMVTTIFYPPAIAVFMISLAVNVTVYFKARDQIIGHLQSLGYIVNLLGISRKISRLNIKELDTYLTELRKCTAKVKGVSLNAFYFLFYTSENYLFELIKIFLLGEPVAFHSIFNIVKKHSEEIESIIKTVGLLDSLISVASYRDSLDYYVTPVLEKGNINSKKVEFTDMYHPLIKNPVTNSFSLAGGALITGSNASGKSTFLKSVAINALFAQTIYTCLAKEYSSCYFNIYSSMALSDNLEMNESYYIVEIKSLKRILKGLNDDIPCLCVIDEVLRGTNTIERIAASSEILNYIAGNNCISLCASHDIELTQILADKVDNYHFQEFFEDDNIKFDYKIYKGKSTTRNAIKLLKILGYDESIVDSAEQRACEFTQNGYWPKV; encoded by the coding sequence ATGACATTTTTTTATATTATTCTGGCCATAGCTGCGGGATGTATAATTATGAGTATAACAGGTAAAATATCCCGTACAAATAAAAACAGAAAACAAATAAGAGCCCAATGGGGTAAAGCACCTGATATAAAGTATACAGAGGATATATATAACTCTGTTAGAAATTATTTTGATAACCATAAAAATCAGGGGAAAAACTTTTTTATAGACGACATAACCTGGAATGATTTAGATATGAACAGGATATTTTCAAGGTTAAACATAACCCGAACAGATGTAGGAGAAGAGTATCTATACAATATGCTCAGGGAATTACTCTATGAGCAGAGTGAGCTGGCAGAGAGGGACAGGCTGATAGAGTACTTTAGAAAAAACCCCTCAGAACGTGAAAAGATTCAGTTAATCTTATCAGATTTGGGAAAACTCAGGTTTTTAAGTATATCAGAATACATAAACGGTAAAAGAAGCGGTGGCGGCATAAATGGAATGTACTATAAGTTTTTGTCGTTATTCTTTATAGCATCAATGGTTACCACAATATTTTATCCCCCGGCCATAGCCGTATTTATGATATCACTTGCTGTTAATGTAACAGTTTATTTTAAGGCAAGGGATCAGATAATAGGCCACTTGCAATCTCTCGGTTATATTGTGAATTTGCTTGGAATTTCACGAAAAATATCAAGGCTCAATATAAAAGAACTGGATACATATTTAACTGAATTGAGAAAATGTACTGCTAAAGTAAAGGGCGTTAGTCTAAATGCTTTTTACTTTTTATTCTATACAAGTGAGAACTATTTATTTGAACTGATAAAAATATTTCTTCTTGGAGAACCCGTTGCGTTTCACAGTATCTTTAATATTGTAAAAAAGCACAGTGAGGAAATAGAATCTATAATTAAAACAGTTGGGCTTCTTGACAGTCTGATATCAGTGGCTTCCTACAGAGATAGTCTGGATTACTATGTAACTCCTGTTCTTGAAAAAGGAAATATCAATAGCAAAAAGGTTGAGTTTACAGATATGTATCATCCTTTGATAAAAAATCCTGTTACAAACTCCTTTTCTTTAGCAGGAGGGGCATTGATAACAGGCTCAAATGCTAGCGGAAAATCAACCTTTCTAAAGTCTGTAGCAATAAATGCCCTTTTTGCTCAGACAATTTACACATGTCTGGCAAAGGAGTATTCTTCCTGTTACTTTAATATATACAGTTCTATGGCTCTGAGTGACAACCTTGAAATGAATGAGAGCTACTATATTGTCGAAATAAAATCGCTTAAACGTATTTTGAAGGGTCTAAATGACGATATTCCTTGTCTCTGTGTCATAGATGAAGTACTGAGGGGTACAAATACCATTGAAAGAATTGCAGCATCCTCTGAAATACTGAACTATATTGCAGGTAACAATTGTATATCTCTTTGTGCTTCCCATGATATAGAGCTTACTCAAATATTGGCAGACAAAGTTGACAATTACCATTTCCAGGAATTCTTTGAGGATGACAACATAAAGTTCGATTATAAAATATATAAAGGTAAATCAACTACCCGAAATGCCATAAAACTATTAAAAATACTTGGCTATGATGAAAGCATTGTTGACAGTGCCGAACAAAGAGCTTGTGAATTTACTCAAAACGGATATTGGCCAAAGGTGTAA
- a CDS encoding 4Fe-4S dicluster domain-containing protein — protein MAKVIFHEERCKGCKLCVTVCPKKIVIMKSDKLNQKGFHPAGVEEMDKCIGCAFCATICPDCVIEVEK, from the coding sequence ATGGCAAAAGTTATATTCCATGAGGAAAGATGCAAAGGCTGTAAACTGTGTGTTACAGTTTGTCCTAAAAAAATTGTCATAATGAAATCTGATAAATTAAATCAGAAGGGTTTTCATCCTGCAGGGGTCGAAGAAATGGACAAATGCATAGGATGTGCATTCTGTGCTACGATTTGTCCTGATTGCGTTATAGAGGTTGAGAAGTAA
- a CDS encoding thiamine pyrophosphate-dependent enzyme produces MATVFKKPHALKDLSLHYCPGCTHGIIHRIIAEVIDELDIEGTTIGVSPVGCAYNNYEYFHVDMVQAAHGRAPAVATGIKRVHPDSNVFTYQGDGDLAAIGTAEIIHAATRGEKITTVFVNNAIYGMTSGQMAPTTLMNQVTTTSPFGRKPEIHGFPIKVCELLSQLEGAVYVERTSVHDVKNIRNTKEAIKKAFKVQQANKGFSIVEVLSTCPTNWGLNPVDSLKWLESNMLPFYPLGNFKGKDLEV; encoded by the coding sequence ATGGCAACTGTGTTTAAAAAACCACATGCTTTAAAGGATTTATCTCTTCACTATTGTCCCGGTTGTACTCACGGTATTATTCATAGGATAATAGCTGAAGTAATTGACGAATTAGATATTGAAGGCACTACCATAGGAGTATCACCTGTAGGATGTGCATACAATAATTATGAGTATTTTCATGTAGATATGGTACAGGCTGCACATGGTAGAGCTCCTGCGGTTGCAACCGGAATAAAAAGAGTTCATCCTGACAGTAACGTATTTACTTACCAAGGAGACGGAGACCTTGCTGCTATTGGTACAGCTGAAATAATTCATGCTGCTACAAGAGGAGAAAAAATAACGACTGTATTTGTAAATAATGCAATATACGGTATGACATCAGGCCAGATGGCTCCGACAACACTTATGAATCAGGTTACAACTACTTCACCATTTGGTAGAAAACCTGAGATTCATGGATTTCCCATAAAGGTTTGTGAACTGCTTTCACAATTGGAAGGTGCTGTTTATGTTGAAAGAACATCAGTACATGATGTTAAAAATATCAGAAATACCAAGGAAGCCATTAAAAAGGCTTTTAAGGTTCAACAGGCAAACAAAGGATTTTCAATAGTTGAGGTCTTGTCAACATGTCCCACAAACTGGGGATTGAATCCGGTAGACTCACTAAAATGGCTTGAAAGTAACATGTTGCCCTTCTATCCTTTGGGTAATTTCAAAGGAAAGGATTTGGAGGTGTAG
- a CDS encoding 2-oxoacid:acceptor oxidoreductase family protein, translated as MKQLELIIAGFGGQGILSAGRLLAYAGMLEGKNVSWLPSYGPEMRGGTANCSVVISDEPVGSPILDTANVLVVMNGPSLEKFEKAVVSGGLIISDSSLVESKPKREDVDFVGVPATQIASDMGNLTYANIVILGKLLAKTGIISKESFEAALKKVLPQKKHHMIPDEMKALDMGHDY; from the coding sequence ATGAAGCAGCTTGAATTGATAATTGCAGGTTTCGGCGGACAAGGTATACTATCCGCAGGAAGATTGTTAGCATATGCTGGAATGCTTGAAGGGAAAAATGTTTCATGGTTGCCGTCATACGGACCGGAAATGAGAGGCGGTACTGCAAACTGCAGTGTTGTTATTTCTGATGAGCCTGTAGGTTCTCCTATATTGGATACAGCCAATGTACTCGTTGTAATGAATGGCCCTTCTCTTGAGAAGTTTGAGAAAGCAGTAGTAAGCGGAGGCTTAATCATATCTGACAGTTCTTTGGTAGAATCCAAGCCAAAGAGAGAGGACGTTGACTTTGTAGGCGTTCCTGCAACACAGATAGCCTCTGATATGGGTAATCTTACTTATGCCAACATTGTAATTCTGGGTAAACTGTTAGCCAAGACCGGAATTATTTCAAAGGAAAGCTTTGAGGCTGCTTTGAAGAAAGTTCTTCCTCAAAAGAAGCATCACATGATTCCTGACGAAATGAAAGCCCTTGATATGGGACATGATTATTAA
- a CDS encoding ABC transporter ATP-binding protein, giving the protein MSILKTEGLRKYYGKEENLVKALDGINMEILEGEFVAIVGTSGSGKSTLLHMLGGLDKATEGKVTVAGKEIFNLNDEQKTVFRRRNIGFIFQNYNLVPILNVYENVTLPVELDGGTLDKAFIDDIIKTLGLGGKLTSLPNNLSGGQQQRVAIARALATKPAIVLADEPTGNLDSKTGLEVMGLLKMTSKRFQQTIVMITHNEEIAQLADRVIRIEDGKIVGGEAK; this is encoded by the coding sequence ATGAGTATATTGAAAACAGAGGGATTAAGAAAATACTATGGCAAGGAGGAAAACCTTGTTAAAGCACTTGATGGAATAAATATGGAAATCTTAGAAGGCGAGTTTGTAGCAATTGTCGGTACATCAGGAAGTGGTAAATCAACGCTTTTACATATGCTGGGTGGGCTTGACAAGGCTACTGAGGGCAAAGTAACGGTGGCAGGTAAGGAAATTTTTAATTTGAATGATGAGCAGAAAACTGTTTTTCGCAGAAGGAATATTGGCTTTATATTCCAGAACTATAATCTGGTGCCCATACTTAATGTTTATGAAAATGTCACTCTTCCTGTTGAACTCGATGGAGGAACCCTTGATAAAGCCTTTATAGACGATATAATAAAAACTCTTGGCCTTGGGGGCAAACTTACAAGCCTTCCAAACAATCTTTCGGGAGGTCAGCAACAGAGGGTAGCCATAGCAAGAGCTCTGGCAACAAAACCTGCCATAGTTCTTGCAGATGAACCAACAGGAAATCTTGACAGCAAAACAGGACTGGAGGTAATGGGCTTACTTAAAATGACCAGTAAAAGATTTCAGCAGACAATTGTTATGATTACACATAACGAAGAAATTGCTCAACTGGCGGATAGAGTCATCCGTATTGAAGACGGTAAAATAGTCGGAGGTGAGGCCAAATGA